The Aphanothece sacrum FPU1 nucleotide sequence CCAAGGTTTCGATGGCGTACTTATTGTGGATGGAATAGCTGAAACCGATGGACAGGGAAGTTTTATTTGGAATACGGAAAATGTGCCTCAAGAAGATTACTTCATCTATGCCAAGATTGTAGATGAAAAGAATGTCCCCCTCTTTAGTTATTCCAAAGGACAAATTCGATTAAAACCCGCCGAAGAAGCCGATTTATCAGTCACCCAAACAGCCAGTGCTACCTCAGTCGGTTTGGGAGAAACCTTTACCTATACTATTCAAGTCACCAATAATGGCTCAGTAACTTCTAAGGGAGTAACTCTGGTGGAAACTCTACCAGAGCCAGTTACTTTTGTTTCCGCCAGCCTCACCCCCTTTCAACAGACAGACAATACCTTTACCTTCGACATTGGCGATTTGGGGGCGGGGGAAAGCCAGACGGTTGAAATTAGCGTAATAGCTCCCACGCTATTAACAGGGAGTATTACATCTAGCACAAGTGTCTCAAGTCAAACCAACGATCCTGACACCACCAATAATCTTGCTAGTCTCTCTACCGAAGTCACTGCGCCAGAACTGCCTGACTTAGCCATAACTCGCACCGATAGTTCTGGTGCTGTCAATCTCAAAACCCCCTACAGTTACACCCTAACAGTAACTAACAATGGTTCTGTGGCGGCAACAGAGGTCGTCCTCACAGAACGCTTACCTTCAACCGTTGATGTCATCAGTGCTACGACTAATATCCCTGGGTTACAACCCAACCCGGTAGATATTATTGGGAACGGCTACTCAAACTGTAACATTGGCAATTACCCCAGTTAACGATGTTCCTCTAGCCCAAGGTGATGACGCTAGCATTGCTCAGAATGCCCCTATTACCATAGCTGTCCTTGCTAACGACAGTGATCCAGAAGGTAGCCCCATCTCCCTCACTTCTTTTAATGCAACTTCTACTCAAGGCGGGACAGTTATCAGGGACGAAAACGGAACTCCTGGCAACCTCACTGATGACAAACTTATCTACACCCCAGTGACAGGATTCAGCGGTAATGACAGCTTTACCTACAGGATTAGCGACGGTATCGATACTAGCACCGCAACTGTTAGTATTACCGTGACCTCCACCTCCAACCAGCCTCCTCAAGCTGTCAATGATGTCGCTACTGCCACGCAAAATACTCCTCTAACTATTCTTGGGGCTACCCTACTGAGCAACGACACTGACCCAAATCCGGGTGATATTCTTAGCATTACAGGCGTAAGCAATGCCAGCAACGGCATTGTACAGTCGGATGGCACAAACGTCATCTTTACTCCTGCACCTGGCTTCATCGGTCAAGCTGGCTTCGATTACAGCATCAGCGATGGCAAGGGTGGGAACAGCAGTGCCAGCGTCAACATTACCGTCAATCCTTTCCTGGGTACTGCGGGTCGAGATACGATCACGGGAACAGATTTAGATGATATTCTCATTGGCGGTTTGGGGGCTGATATCCTCACAGGGGAGCAAGGCAAAGACAAATTCGTCTATCAAAATATCCGAGATGCTGGAGACATTATCAAAGATTTTGAGATCAATCAAGATAAAATTGACCTCTCCGCTCTGCTCGATAGTCTTGGTTATGGAGGCTCTAACCCCATCGCTGACGGCTACCTCAAGTTTGGTTCGCGGGGTAGTGATGCAGTTATCCTGATTGATGAAGATGGTTTGACTTCGACTAAGCGCGCCTTACCTTTCATCACTGTTGAAAAAGTAGCCTTAGCTGCTATACAAGATCCCAACAACTTCATCTTCTGACCTTGACTAGGAGCGCGATCACCTATTTTTACGGGTGATCGCGCTCCTAAACAACTTGTTCACTATCCACTGTTAATTTTTGATTGTATAACTTTAGAGGAATCCTATGTCCATCAAGTCTTCCACCTTAGCAGTTAGTATCATTTTCGGTTTAAGCACTGTTGCTTTTGTTAGTCCCTCTCAAGCTGCGTTAATTAACTTCAATAGTTGGAATCAAGTAGGGGATGTCGCTACTCCCTCACTCGGTCAGGCTAATATCTCCAGTAATTCCTTACAAAACGATGATAGTCCTGATCCTGATAGTAACTTTAACTTCTCAAATATTCCTGCTATTGATAGTCCAAACTTGGAATCTACTTTAGGACTACCCACTCAAAGTTTACACCCAGATCCTGTTAACTTTGTATTTGCTTTTGAAGGCTCTGGATTGGAAAACCAATATACCTTCACAGAAGATACCACCTTAACTTTTAATTGGACTTTTTTAACTAACGATCAAACTC carries:
- a CDS encoding DUF11 domain-containing protein, yielding MAGDEIIFGTSGSDNLDGGSGNDIIDGLEGNDVLDGGEDNDILRGGSGNDTLTGGTGSDSFAFGSPTEGVDTIEDFESSEGDRIVVSAAGFGGGLTPDATLPESEFVLGTSAADSDDRFIYDPGTGNLFFDPDGTGDAPQQQIATLTGAPSLSASDIFVSGSSTTPTIKITDPATDVTATEVTIEWNAFDVDSEATISLFYDTDNQGFDGVLIVDGIAETDGQGSFIWNTENVPQEDYFIYAKIVDEKNVPLFSYSKGQIRLKPAEEADLSVTQTASATSVGLGETFTYTIQVTNNGSVTSKGVTLVETLPEPVTFVSASLTPFQQTDNTFTFDIGDLGAGESQTVEISVIAPTLLTGSITSSTSVSSQTNDPDTTNNLASLSTEVTAPELPDLAITRTDSSGAVNLKTPYSYTLTVTNNGSVAATEVVLTERLPSTVDVISATTNIPGLQPNPVDIIGNGYSNCNIGNYPS
- a CDS encoding Ig-like domain-containing protein encodes the protein MAITPVNDVPLAQGDDASIAQNAPITIAVLANDSDPEGSPISLTSFNATSTQGGTVIRDENGTPGNLTDDKLIYTPVTGFSGNDSFTYRISDGIDTSTATVSITVTSTSNQPPQAVNDVATATQNTPLTILGATLLSNDTDPNPGDILSITGVSNASNGIVQSDGTNVIFTPAPGFIGQAGFDYSISDGKGGNSSASVNITVNPFLGTAGRDTITGTDLDDILIGGLGADILTGEQGKDKFVYQNIRDAGDIIKDFEINQDKIDLSALLDSLGYGGSNPIADGYLKFGSRGSDAVILIDEDGLTSTKRALPFITVEKVALAAIQDPNNFIF